The Oryza brachyantha chromosome 6, ObraRS2, whole genome shotgun sequence region tgtttttgaGGTCATCTTTTGTTGGGTTTGTAAACCgattttttagacaaaagaTATAATCCTAAACAACAAGCAGCTTTTaagctttttttaaaaaaaaattataagtcattttacactgttaagaaataatttcCAGCTGCTTTTTGGCTTTTTGGAGTAGCAGTAGTGTTCTGCCATTAAACTTAAatcttaaaaatcaaaaattgcGTATAAACTTAAACCGAAAAGTCTAACCTAAAACAAAGGGGTGTctaaatatatactccatcgTGGATGAGACGGTTTTTGTTccttatgtatttttaactcTTCTGGGTGACTGGGTGCAAGGAATTCTAGCACCCTTTGCCagttgctagctagctggctaTTGGTTATGTTATGTTATGGAAGAAGTTGGGTTGTCCAATACTTGGATTGAGGTGCACTTACACCTTTTCATACATACGACAACTTCGTGCCATGAACAATCCAACAGACACGAAGCTTAAAGTAATGCATTATTCCAATGAACGATCCAGCTCAAATGATTAAGAAAAATGGCTTATGTAATTACTACTCTACCTCAGTTACTTTTAATTACTCGATCAATTTGACTGCCTCTAATCACAAGCAAATATTATGTGAGAAATATATCGGTTTACTTTTACGTAATACATAATGTAGTATTTATAGAATGACTTAATATTATAATGTTTGGTTATATGGTCTATTTCTTTTATGCCAAGCATGGAAGCTCATggtttcgcttctgcttatactgcTTATACTTGTAAACTAAAACATAggtttttaactttaaatatagtgttgattttagggttttttattgtagttattCTTCAAACTTCACTTTTCGATCgttaataacatatatatataaaagttttattcatatattattttttatttgtaaatataccgtttgggtatttttataaaaaaacaaaacgatgGAGGTGATGGTCTGCTAGTTATTAGAccattttaatctctccatattttaataaataacgttttcatatacatatttgactacTTGTCTTATTAGAAACCACCACATaattatcattattttattgtgattagatttttctaaatatattttaattattacttatatttttatattggcatcacaattttaaaataaaatatataattaaacatgTTCGTATCATAGACTAAAATAGGGAGTAAAACAAGGAAGGAGGACAGCATTTTATCGCAGAGATGCAGAATTCTCCGCTTCTACGAGGACCCTAAACGATAACGGCCAACACGCGCCAAACCGAGCGCGCGGTGGGCCCCACACCCCGACCGCGCGCATCTTTATAGGCAAGCATCCGcgcgcccaccaccaccaccaccgcagcTCAGCTCGACGCGCCACCACtcgcctccgcccccgcccccgccccgaCAGCGACCGCGCAGCCGATCCATTCCATCCGGCCAGCCGCACCGTTCGCCGCGAAGCAGCAGCCGGCCGGACGGACCCGATGTCGACGAGCTCCGCCGACTCGTCCCCGCCCGTGTCGGGCCTCGACTACGACGACACCGCGCTCACCCTCGCCCTCcccggctcctcctcctcctccgccgccgccgccgaccccgcGGCCGCCGAACGCaagcgcgccggcgccgcccatgCCGACCACGACAAGCCGCCGTCTCCAAAGTACGTAGCCTTCTATTAGTTCCACTTCCCTGATCCCTCTCTCTCGGTCGATCGCTGTACACATGGTGGATGCATTCCGGCCGGGGTTCTGACCTGGCTCGCGTCGATCTATGCGTATGTGTCCCCAGGGCGAGGGCGGTGGGGTGGCCGCCGGTGCGGGCGTACCGGCGAAACGCGCTGCGCGAGGACGCGAGGCTCGTCAAGGTGGCCGTGGATGGCGCGCCGTACCTGCGCAAGGTGGACctcgcggcgcacggcggctaCGCGCCCCTCCTCCGCGCGCTCCACGGCATGTTCGCGTCCTGCCTCGCCatccgcggcgacggcgagggcacGACCAAGCTCGTCGACTCCATCACCGGCGCCGAGTACGTGCCCACCTACGAGGACAGGGACGGCGACTGGATGCTCGTCGGAGACGTCCCATGGAAGTAAGCGACATATACGTACCGCTCCTGATTAATCAATCAGTTCTTGCCTTCTTGCCGATCAATTcacccaaaacaaaattaacgcAAATCTGATTGATCCATCCACACAAACGCAGGATGTTCGTCGAGTCTTGCAAGCGGATCCGTCTCATGAAGAGCTCCGAGGCCGTCAACTTATGTAAGAATATTCAATCCACGATGATCCCAATTCCAAGAACATTGCCTGCTAGCAACTGCAACGATCAATCAGTGAATGACATTTCGATTCTGCCCTGTTTGATACAGCGCCAAGACGATCATCGAGATGATCGAGATCGACACTCCCATGCGTGCAAGCAAGAACGGTGCAACTATTATGCCTGTCTGAATTAGTTTGTCAGAACGTGTGTGCAGTGGAAGAGGCTTGGCTGTTCAGGTCCTCCATGCATGTACCTATACCGTAGTAGGATCAGCGATCAGCCAGATTGGTGTGTGTACTGTACAGGCCACAAAGGAACTTGCTTTCTCTTTCGGTCAGGTGCTCCCTGCCGGATCACGGCCCGCCGGTTTGGTTTttggacgacgacggcgaggatccaagggaggaggcgccgtGCACCCCCGGCGGTGTGCTTTGTCAGCTACTGTTTGTAGTTTCGTTTCATGATTCGGTTTCAGTCACTGCCAGCGCCTTGCTGTGTGTCAAATTTGCAAGGGTGTATACAATGATACATGCTACAGTAgttgttgttgatgatgtTGTTGTcgctgttgctgttgttgactttgtttgtCCATTGATATGCATTGTAAGGTCAAATATACAAGCACGTTATGTCATTTCTGTTGGGCTTTTGCTGTCTCCTTTTGCGCATCCTTTCCATTTAGTGGTGCTGAATGTTGTTCTTTTAGCTGTCAAAATTGGGAGCTTGGTTTGGTAGATGGTGATTGCGGCTGTGGAAATCAGTGGCCGGCAGTGGGAATGATCCATATTAATTTTGCATGGACAATTCATCCACTGAAGAAAAAGCTGTGCAGAAACTGAACCATAAAAAGAGAATAGAAGGTTCAGCTGGACCAATCCATGAACTGATGATCGAGCTTGCAGTTGCAGTGCAGAAATCTTAACCCGGCCAACCCAGGAACTGACCGAGCTGCTTGCAGCTGCAGTTAAGAAATCAGAACCGGAATTTTGTCATGACTGTGCAGGAGTTTACTGGATCACTACTCTGAAATACATTTGTATTCTGTACCAGCTAGTATTTCTGTGCTGTGACCTGCTGATGCAAATAAAATTCTGTTGTCTCTGGCCCGATCATTCTGTCCACCAATTCTGATTCACACATGATACATCTTTGCTGCTAGCTCCATATCGCTTCAAAGAATACTGCTCTAATTTAGCTGGTCCAATGTACTACTGCACAATTACATTCAGTAGTAACATCCTCACAGAGTCACAGCACATCAGGCCATCATCAAACCAGGGTTTTTCTGCATGTGAATAAATCAAACATGCGAATGgggatggagtatatatgtgGAGGTAAAATTGTCCTTGGATGGCTGAACCACTGCTGAGATGATTGTGTGTATCTATATAGGGATAGGGGTTGACTCTTATGCATTTTACTGTTAGTAGAATTAATCTATAccgttaatctatttttatcggacggatataattaaattatactaccaacaatattaggtgtagtagaaatttgaaggggtaatatcgttctttttattgtgatctttattgaaaaaaaataaaattacaaaataatgctaatcaagtaattaacaaagtaaaaaatatcttttttctactagtagtataattcTATAAAGAAAATGCACTAGAGAGTTGcttatctagatatatataatgcgAAAGATCTTAGTTCTTTATCTCCTTGTGaccctaaaatatattttcaaaagcCCCTTCCCAAATAAACTCaatgaatttgattttgaaaacaaaatccTCCTTTATGTGTTATTACGGTTGTTCGAGCAGGAGATTTCAATACTCACCGAGTTACAACATCTCCGACTGGCTAAACTTCCCAAGTATGAGTGGTGCAAACGATACACACTTGTTGGTGTCTGTTGCGAAACTTGCTTACCATTcatcatgtatattttttgttttctttcctaGCATATTTGCTCCTGTTTTGATTAATCCTTATACTCCGATCTTGCAACGAAATTTGTAAGTTAATTTGCGTTTCTTTCTATTCACTCGTCTTTCCTCGTTAAAATATCAATAGCTG contains the following coding sequences:
- the LOC102709379 gene encoding auxin-responsive protein IAA23-like, producing the protein MSTSSADSSPPVSGLDYDDTALTLALPGSSSSSAAAADPAAAERKRAGAAHADHDKPPSPKARAVGWPPVRAYRRNALREDARLVKVAVDGAPYLRKVDLAAHGGYAPLLRALHGMFASCLAIRGDGEGTTKLVDSITGAEYVPTYEDRDGDWMLVGDVPWKMFVESCKRIRLMKSSEAVNLSPRRSSR